From the genome of Tsukamurella pulmonis:
GGTGCACAAGGAGGCCCTGGTCCCGACGATGCTGTTCCCGTTCGCGGCGCCCCGGGTCTCGGGTGACATGTCCGACGCCGGGCCGCGCGCCGAGCTGGAGATGAAGATCCTGCTGTGGTCGGTCGAGCGGCTCATCGCCGGCCTCGCCGCCATCGGCAAGGACGTCGACCTGGCCTCGCGACTGCACGTCGTGCTGCCGGGCTCGCCCAACCGCGGCATGTTCGGCGGCGACGGTGCCTACGGCGAGGCGAAGGCCTCCCTGGACGCGCTCGTCACCCGCTGGAACGCGGAGAAGTCCTGGTCGGACCGCGTCACCCTGGCGCACGCCATCATCGGTTGGGTCCGCGGCACGGGTCTGATGGGCGGCAACGATCCGCTGGTCGAGGCCGTGGAGGCGGCGGGTGTGCGCACCTGGTCGACCTTCGAGATGGCCGACAAGCTGCTCGCCAACGCCAGCGCCGAGGCGCGGGAGCGGGCCGCGACGGCCCCGCTGTTCGACGACCTCACCGGCGGTTTGGGCGGCGTCAACCTGGACATGAAGGCGCTCGCCGAGCAGGCCATGGAGGCCCGCCTGGCCGAGGCCGCGGAGGACGACGCCGAGGGCACCATCCCGGCGCTGCCCGGTGCACCGGTCGCGACGCTCGGTGATCCCGACTGGGGCGGGGTCGAGGCCCGGCCCGAGGACATGGTCGTCATCGTCGGTGCCGGCGAGGTCGGCCCGTACGGCAGCTCGCGCACCCGCTTCGAGATGGAGGTCGACGAGCGGCTGTCCGCGGCGGGCGTCGCCGAGCTCGCCTGGGTGACCGGCATGATCACCTGGGAGAACGACCCCGAGCCGGGCTGGTACGACGCCGAGTCGGGCGACCTGGTTCCCGAGGCCGAGCTGGCCGACAAGTACCACGATGCGGTCGTGGAGCGCTGCGGCATCCGCGAGTTCAGCGACGACGGCGACATCGTCGACCAGTCCGCTCCGCTGTTGGTCTCGGTGTTCCTGCCCGAGGACATGTCCTTCGTCGTCGCGAACGAGGCCGAGGCGCGCGCCTTCTCGGACGCCGACCCGGAGAACACCGTGGCCGTGCCGATGGAGTCCGGCGAGTGGAAGGTCACCCGCAAGGCCGGCACCGAGATCCGCGTGCCGCGCCGCACCAAGCTGCTGCGCAGCGTGGGCGGGCAGGTGCCGGACGGTTTCGACCCGACCCACTGGGGCATCACGCCCGAGATGATGGAGTCGGTGGACCGCCTGGCCCTGTGGAACCTGGTCGCCACCGTCGACGCGTTCATCTCCGCGGGCTTCGAGCCGGCCGAGCTGATGGAGTACGTGCACCCCTCGCACGTGGCGAACACGCAGGGCACGGGCATGGGCGGTATGAGCTCGATGCGCGACCTGTTCATCAACACGCTGCTGGGTGAGCCGAATCAGAACGACATCCTGCAGGAGGCCCTGCCGAACGTCGTCGCCGCGCACGTGGTGCAGAGCTACGTGGGCAGCTACGGCGCGATGATCCACCCGGTCGCGGCCTGTGCCACGGCGGCCGTCTCCGTCGAGGAGGGCGTCGACAAGATCAAGGTCGGCAAGGCCCTGTTCGCGGTGACCGGCGGCTTCGACGACCTGTCGATCGAGGGCATCACCGGCTTCGGCATGATGCAGGCCACCGCCGACAGCGACAAGATGATCGCCAAGGGCATCAGCCCGCGGCGCTTCTCCCGCGCCAACGACCGCCGGCGCGCCGGCTTCGTCGAGGCGCAGGGCGGCGGCACGGTCCTCCTGGCCCGCGGCGACGTCGCGGCGAAGATGGGCCTGCCCGTCCTCGGCGTGGTGGCCTGGGCACAGAGCTTCGGCGACGGCGTGCACACCTCGATCCCGGCACCGGGCATGGGCGCGCTGTCCGTCGCGGCCGGTGGCCCCGAGGCGCCGATGGCCCGCAGCCTGCGGCAGCTCGGTGTGTCTGCGGACGACGTCTCGATCATCAGCAAGCACGACACGTCGACCAACGCGAACGACCCGAACGAGGCGAACCTGCACGAGCGGATCGCCGCGTCGATCGGCCGCTCCGAGGGCGCCCCGATGTTCGTGGTCTCGCAGAAGTCGCTGACCGGGCACGCGAAGGGCGGCGCCGCCGCCTTCCAGCTCATCGGCATGTGCCAGATGCTCAACGAGCAGGTGGTCCCGCCGAACCGTAGTCTGGACTGTGTCGATGACGAGATGCGCAAGTACCCGCACCTGGTGTGGCTGCGCGAGACCCACCGGTTCGACAACAGCTTCCGCCCCAAGGCGGGCCTGCTCACCTCGCTCGGCTTCGGCCACGTCTCCGGCCTCATCGCCGTCGTGCACCGCGACGCGTTCCTCGCCTCGCTCGACGAGCAGACGCGGGCGCAGTACCTGGCCACGGCGCGCGAGCGGGAGGTCGCGGGCGCGCGGGCGGTACTGTCGGCCATGTGCGGGCGCTCGGACCTGTACCGCAAGCCCCCGGCGGGCCGCCGCTTCGGCGCCGACGCCACCTCGGAGGCGACGGACCGCAGTGAGGCGGCACTGCTGCTCGACGAGGGCACGCGGCTGGGTGCGGACGGCACGTACTGCGCCGACGGATGCCGGTAGCCCGCTAGGCTTCCGCCATGGCCGTGGTGGGAGTCGGGATCGACGTGGTGCACGTGCCCGGGTTCGCGGAGCAGCTGGCGCAGCCCGGGACCACGATGCTCAGCTCGTTCAGTCCCGCCGAACGACGGGACGCCGCGGGGGACGTGCGCTCCTTGGCCGCCCGGTGGGCCGCCAAGGAGGCCGTCTTCAAGGCGTTCTCGTCGGGCTACTACGCCCAGCGTCCGGCCGAGAAGGAGGTCGGCGCCCGGGAGGTGGAGGTCGTCTCCGACGCCTGGGGCCGGCCGGCGGTGCGCGTGTACGGGCGCATCGCCGACGATCTGGGCCCGGGTGCGACGATCCATGTATCACTCACCCACGACGGTGACACCGCGGCGGCGTTCGCGGTGATCGAGAGAACTTAAGAGCGCGACGGTCCGGCGACGGACCGCAGTGCACCGGATAGAGCCGAAAGGGAACAAGCGAGTGTTCAGCCGAATCGCCATCGTGAACCGAGGTGAGGCAGCGATGCGCCTCATCCACGCGGTCCGCGACCTGGCCGCCGAGACCGGGCAGCAGATCGAGACCGTCGCCCTCTACACCGACGTCGACCGGACTGCGACCTTCGTCCGCGAGGCCGACATCGCCTACGACCTGGGCCCCGCAGCGGCACGGCCGTACCTGAACTACGAGCTGCTGGGCACCGCCCTGCAGGAGACCGGCGCCGACGCGGCGTGGGTCGGCTGGGGCTTCGTCGCCGAGGACCCGGTCTTCGCGGAGAAGTGCGCCGAGGTCGGCGTGACGTTCGTCGGCCCGAGCCCCGAGGCCATGCGCCAGCTCGGCGACAAGATCGGCGCCAAGCTGATCGCCGAGGAGGTCGGCGTCCCCGTCGCGCCGTGGAGCCGCGGCCCCGTCGAGACGCTCGAGGACGCCAAGGACAAGGCCAAGGACATCGGCTACCCGCTCATGCTCAAGGCCACCGCCGGCGGTGGCGGCCGCGGCATCCGCATGGTAGCCTCCGACGCCGACCTGGAAGAGGCCTACCTGCGCACCCGCGAGGAGGCCGAGCGCGCCTTCGGCAGCGGCGTCGTCTTCCTCGAGCGCCTGGTCACCGGCGCGCGGCACGTCGAGGTCCAGGTGATCTCCGACGGCGAGACCGCGTGGGCACTGGGCGTGCGCGACTGCTCCGTGCAGCGCCGCAACCAGAAGGTCATCGAGGAGTCCGCCTCGCCGGTGCTCGGTGCCGAGCAGGTGCAGCGGCTCAAGGAGTCCGCCGAGCGGCTCGCGATCAAGGTCGGCTACCGGGGCGCCGCCACCGTCGAGTTCCTCTACCACCCGGGCGACGACCTGCTCGCCTTCCTCGAGGTGAACACCCGCCTGCAGGTGGAGCACCCGATCACCGAGGTCACCAACGACTTCGACCTCGTCCGCGCGCAGCTGCACGTCGCCTCGGGCGGCAAGCTCGACGGTGTGCGTCCCGTCGAGCGCGGGCACGCCATCGAGGCGCGCCTGAACGCCGAGGACCCCGATCGCGACTTCGCGCCCGCTCCCGGCCGGATCGCCCTGCTCGACCTGCCCGCCGGCCCCGGTATCCGGATCGACACCGGCGTCTCCCAGGGCGACACCATCCCCGCCGACTTCGACTCGATGATCGCCAAGGTCATCGCGTACGGCAGCGACCGCGAGCAGGCCCTCGGCCGGCTGCGCCGCGCCATGAACGAGACCCGCGTGATCATCGAGGGCGGCGCCACCAACAAGAGCTTCGTGCTGGATCTGCTGAACCAGCCCGAGGTCATCGACGGCAGCGCCGACACCGGCTGGATCGACCGCGTCCGCGGCGAGGGCCGGCTGGTCGCCGATCGCCACACCTCCGTCGCGCTCGCCTCGGCCGCGATCGACGCCTACGAGGCGGAGGAGCGCGCCGAGCTCACGCGCCTGCTCACCACCGCGTCGGGCGGTCGCCCGCAGGTGCAGCACGAGAGCGGCACGCCGCTGGACTTCAAGCTGCGCGGCGCGAGCTACCGCGTGCGGGTTGCCCGCACCGGCGCGCACACGTTCCGTCTCGTCATCGACACCGGCGCGGAGAGCCGCACCGCGGACGTCGATCTGGAGCGGTTCGACAACCACACCGGCCAGGCCGTGGTCAACGGCGTCCGGTACCGGCTCACCACCGGCACGCACGGCCCCGTCCACGTGGTCGACGTGGACGGCGTCACCCACCGGGTCAGCCGCGACGAGGGCGGCGTGGTCCGCTCGCCCGCGCCGGCGCTCGTGGTCGCCGTGCCGCTCGCCGTCGGCGGCGAGGTCGAGGCCGGCGCGCCGATCCTCGTGCTCGAGTCGATGAAGATGGAGACGGTGCTGCGCGCGCCGTTCTCCGCGCGCCTCAAGGAGTGCGGCGTCACGGTCGGCAGCCAGGTCGAGGCGGGCGCGGCGCTGCTGCGCCTCGAGCCCCTCGGCGACGGCGACGAGGACGCCGCCGGCAGCGCCGCGGGTCCGATCGACCTGCCCGCCGAGCCCGCCCAGGTCGGCGCGATCGAGCGCGCCGCCGCGGGCCGCGACGCCCTGCGCAGCCAGCTGCTCGGCTTCGACGTCGATCCGGCGGACGAGAGCCGCCTGCTCGACGAGTACCTCGTCGACCGCGTCGCGGCCGAGCTCGAGGGTGCGGTTCCGGCCGCCGAGGAGCTGGCGCTCGCGAGCGTCTTCGCCGACCTGGCCGAGTTGGGCCTGCGTCGTTCGGTCGGTGGGGACGACGGGGTGCACAGCCCGCGCGAGCACTTCCACACCTACCTCCGCAGCCTCGACGCCGATCGCGCCGGCCTGCCGGACTCCTACCGGAGCAAGCTGGCAGCGGCGCTCGGCCACTACGGCGTCACCGAGCTCGACCGCACGCCGGACCTCGAGTCCGCGGTCTTCCGCGTCTTCCTGGCGCAGCAGCGGCCCAAGGTCGGCGTCCGCGCCATCACCGCGCTGCTGCGCAAGTGGCTGCGCGAGCCGGCACCGTCGGCGGAGCAGGGCGGCGACGCGCGCGCCGTCCTCGAGCGCCTCATCGACGCGACGCAGTCCCGCTACCCCGTGGTCGCGGACCTCGCCCGCGGCGTGGTCTTCGCCTGGTTCGGCCAGCCGCTGCTGCGCGGCAACCGCGAGGGCGTGTACTCGGCGGTCCGTGCGCACCTGGCGCACCTCGACGAGAACCCCACCGCGGCGGATCGTTCCGAGCGCGTCGCGGAGATGGTGCGCAGCACCGAGCCGCTGGTTCTGCTGCTGGGGGAGCGCCTGGTCGGCGGCGGCTCGGCCGCCCGCGACAACGCCGTGATGCTCGAGGTCCTCACGCGCCGCTACTACGGCAACAAGGGCCTGTCGGACGTGCGCACCCAGCAGGTGGGGGAGACCTCGTTCGTCATCGCCGAGCGCGACGGTGCGCTGCTGGTATCGGCCGCGGTGGCCTACGACGGCCTCGGCGACGCGGTCGCCGGCCTCGCGCAGGTCGCCGACGGCGCCGCGTCCGTGGACGCCGACATCTACCTCAGCTGGGAGCAGCAGCCCGAGGACCAGGACGAGATGGTGGCCGCGTTCGACAGCGTGCTCTCGGCGCACCCGCTGCCGGCGCAGGTGCGCCGCGTGACGATCACCGTCGCGGGCAGCGGCGGCGCGGTCATGCACCACCACTTCACGTTCCGGGCCGCCACCAACGGGGTCGCCGAGGATCGCCTGATCCGCGGCCTGCACCCGTACATCGCGCAGCGCATGCAGCTCGAGCGGCTGCGCCGCTTCGACCTCACGCGCCTGACCTCGTCGGACGACGAGGAGGTCTACCTCTACCGCGCCGTCGCCAAGGAGAACCCGGCGGACGACCGCCTGGTCGCCTTCGCACAGGTCCGCGACCTGGCAGCGGTGCGCGACGCCGATGGGCGCCTGCTCGCGCTGCCGACCGCCGAGATCGCCCTCGCCACGTGCGTGGACTCGATCCGCCGGGCGCAGGCCGCGCGGCCCAGCGCCAAGCGCCTGCCCACCAACCGGATCGTCATGTACATCTGGCCGCCGGTGGACCTCAGCGACGCGGAGCTCGAGGCGCTCGCCGGGCACATCGAGTCGACCACGGTCGGCGCGGGCCTGGAGGAGGTGCTGCTGATCGGCCGTCGTCGCGACGCCGCGACCGGCGAGCTGGTCAAGACGGAGGTGCGGGTCTCGTTCAGCCCCACCGGCCGGGCGGAGCTGCACCTCGGCGCGCCCGTCGAGGACGTCGCCGACGTCGTCGAGCCGATCGACGGATACCGGCAGAAGGTGCTGCGCGCGGCGAGCCGCAACACCGTCTACCCGTACGAGTTGACCTCCGCGCTGGGCGATTTCGTCGAGTACGAGCTGGCCGAGGGCGACATCGCCGACGTGCTGGTGCCCACCGACCGGCCGAAGGGCCGCAACACCGCGGGCATCGTGGTGGGCGTCATCTCGACCCCGACCGACCTGTACCCGGAGGGCGTCAAGCGCGTACTGCTGCTGGGCGATCCGACGAAGTCGCTGGGCGCGCTCGCGGAGGCCGAGTGCCGCCGGATCAGCGCGGCGATCGACCTCGCGCACCGGATGGAGCTGCCGGTCGAGTGGTACGCCCTGTCCGCCGGCGCCCGGATCTCCATGGACTCGGGTACCGAGAACATGGACTGGGTCGCGGCGGCGCTGAAGAAGATCGTCGAGTTCACGCAGCAGGGGGGCGAGATCAACATCGTCTCCGCCGGCATCAACGTGGGCGCGCAGCCGTACTGGAACGCCGAGGCGACCATGCTCATGCACACCAAGGGCGTGCTGATCATGACGCCGGAGTCGGCGATGGTGCTCACCGGCAAGCAGTCGCTCGACTTCTCGGGCGGCGTCTCGGCGGAGGACAACTTCGGCATCGGCGGCTACGACCGCATCATGGGCCCGAACGGCCAGGCGCAGTACTGGGCCGCCGATCTCGTGGGCGCGCACACGATCCTCATGGAGCACTACGCGCACACCTACATCGCTCCCGGCGAGCAGGCACCGCGTCGTGCCGCGACCACCGACCCGGCCGATCGCGACATCACCGAGTTCCCGCACGTGCTGGCGGACAGCGATTTCACGACCGTCGGCGACATCTTCTCCGCGGAGAAGAACCCGGATCGCAAGAAGCCCTTCGACATCCGCACCGTGATGCGCGCCCTGTCCGACCAGGACCACGAGGTGCTCGAGCGATGGGCCGGCATGGCCGACGCCGAGACCGCGGTGGTGCAGGACGTGCACATCGGCGGCATCCCGGTCTGCCTGCTGGGGATCGAGTCGAAGTCGGTTCCGCGCCTGGGCTTCCCGGCGACGGACGGCCCCGACACGTACACGGCCGGCACGCTGTTCCCGCAGTCGTCGAAGAAGGCGGCCCGCGCGATCAACGCGGCGAGCGACAACCGCCCGCTGGTGGTGCTCGCCAACCTCTCGGGCTTCGACGGTTCGCCGGAGTCGCTGCGCAAGCTCCAGCTGGAGTACGGCGCCGAGATCGGTCGTGCGATCGTCAACTTCTCGGGCCCGATCGTGTTCTGCGTGATCTCGCGCTACCACGGCGGCGCGTTCGTGGTGTTCAGCAAGCAGCTGAACCCGAACATGACGGTGCTGGCGATCGAGGGCTCGTTCGCCTCGGTGCTCGGTGGCGCTCCCGCCGCCGCGGTGGTGTTCTCGGGCGAGGTCAACGCCCGCACCGCCGGCGATGCGCGGGTCAAGGATCTCGAGGCGCAGCTGACCGAGGCCACCGGCACGGAGCGTGCGGCGCTGCTCGCCGAGCTCGACGAGGTGCGCGGCTCGGTCCGCGCCGAGAAGCTCGGCGAGGTCGCCTCCGAGTTCGACGGGGTGCACAGCATCCGTCGCGCCGTCGAGGTCGGCTCGGTCGACGAGATCATCGCCGCCGCCGACCTGCGCCCGAAGATCATCTCGGTGATCGAGGCCGCGCAGTAGGTTTCAGCCGCGAAGGGCACCGTCGGGAATCCCGGCGGTGCCCTTCGTCGTTGCGGCAGCCGTCCTGCGTCAGCGCTCGGATCGCGCCGCTGCTGCGGCGTGCGCCTCCTGGATCAGTCCGGTGACCAGATCGAGGGACTGCTCGCTGAGACAGACGACGGCGACCCACCCCTGCCGGGCGTAGAGCGGGTGCGCGATCACCTGATCCGGGGCGGTGGGGTCCGCCGCATCCTCGCCGACCAGATCGGTGAGCCGGGAGCGTCCGACGTGCACGTTGACCCGGTAGCGTCCCGGGGCGTCGAGGTCGTTGCGGTCGTCGTCGGGGTAGTTCTTGGTGATGATCGTGGCGAACGGCTGGCCACGCTGCGGGATCGTGCCGTCGGCGGAGTAGTAGAAGAAGTGATCGCCCCACCCGATCTCCGGGAATGCGCTTCCGGGCTGGGGAGCGAGCACGACCACGCCGTCCAGGGCGCTGGTGAAGTCGATGATCTGTTGCATACTCATGACTGAAGTATGTCGTTGAAGTGCTTATGGAGGGTTGGTGTCGGCTGCTCTCGGAACCACGCAGGTAGCCTGGGCGACCGGGTACAGCGTCCAACAGGTACGTGTTCTTGAGGCCGAAGGCGTCCTCGCCGCGGTGCCGCGCGCCGAGAACGGCTATCGCAGGTACGCCGCGACCCATGTCCGCGATCTGCACGCCTATCGGGATCTCACCGTTGCGGTGGGGCCCGTTCGTGCGCGGTCGGTGCTGCGCACGGCGCGCGCCGCGCCTGCGCAGGAGGCTCTCGCCGTCGTGTCCGATGCCCACGCGGACCTGCGACGCGAGCGCGAGCAGGCCGGTTCGGCGCGGCGCGCACTGCTGGCGGTGAGCGGTGAAGCAGCCGAGGAGGACGCCCCGGCCGAGACGGACGAATTGAGCATCACCGAACTCGCGGGCGCGATC
Proteins encoded in this window:
- a CDS encoding holo-ACP synthase, with amino-acid sequence MAVVGVGIDVVHVPGFAEQLAQPGTTMLSSFSPAERRDAAGDVRSLAARWAAKEAVFKAFSSGYYAQRPAEKEVGAREVEVVSDAWGRPAVRVYGRIADDLGPGATIHVSLTHDGDTAAAFAVIERT
- a CDS encoding MerR family transcriptional regulator codes for the protein MSAALGTTQVAWATGYSVQQVRVLEAEGVLAAVPRAENGYRRYAATHVRDLHAYRDLTVAVGPVRARSVLRTARAAPAQEALAVVSDAHADLRREREQAGSARRALLAVSGEAAEEDAPAETDELSITELAGAIGVRTSTLRFWERERLLAPHRSVNPVAARRYPVPEVRIARIVAELRNAGYRIPDVRRSVHALRELGDAAASLEALDARMVAIDQRYTALLRAGAVLVEIIAG
- a CDS encoding carboxyl transferase domain-containing protein, which codes for MFSRIAIVNRGEAAMRLIHAVRDLAAETGQQIETVALYTDVDRTATFVREADIAYDLGPAAARPYLNYELLGTALQETGADAAWVGWGFVAEDPVFAEKCAEVGVTFVGPSPEAMRQLGDKIGAKLIAEEVGVPVAPWSRGPVETLEDAKDKAKDIGYPLMLKATAGGGGRGIRMVASDADLEEAYLRTREEAERAFGSGVVFLERLVTGARHVEVQVISDGETAWALGVRDCSVQRRNQKVIEESASPVLGAEQVQRLKESAERLAIKVGYRGAATVEFLYHPGDDLLAFLEVNTRLQVEHPITEVTNDFDLVRAQLHVASGGKLDGVRPVERGHAIEARLNAEDPDRDFAPAPGRIALLDLPAGPGIRIDTGVSQGDTIPADFDSMIAKVIAYGSDREQALGRLRRAMNETRVIIEGGATNKSFVLDLLNQPEVIDGSADTGWIDRVRGEGRLVADRHTSVALASAAIDAYEAEERAELTRLLTTASGGRPQVQHESGTPLDFKLRGASYRVRVARTGAHTFRLVIDTGAESRTADVDLERFDNHTGQAVVNGVRYRLTTGTHGPVHVVDVDGVTHRVSRDEGGVVRSPAPALVVAVPLAVGGEVEAGAPILVLESMKMETVLRAPFSARLKECGVTVGSQVEAGAALLRLEPLGDGDEDAAGSAAGPIDLPAEPAQVGAIERAAAGRDALRSQLLGFDVDPADESRLLDEYLVDRVAAELEGAVPAAEELALASVFADLAELGLRRSVGGDDGVHSPREHFHTYLRSLDADRAGLPDSYRSKLAAALGHYGVTELDRTPDLESAVFRVFLAQQRPKVGVRAITALLRKWLREPAPSAEQGGDARAVLERLIDATQSRYPVVADLARGVVFAWFGQPLLRGNREGVYSAVRAHLAHLDENPTAADRSERVAEMVRSTEPLVLLLGERLVGGGSAARDNAVMLEVLTRRYYGNKGLSDVRTQQVGETSFVIAERDGALLVSAAVAYDGLGDAVAGLAQVADGAASVDADIYLSWEQQPEDQDEMVAAFDSVLSAHPLPAQVRRVTITVAGSGGAVMHHHFTFRAATNGVAEDRLIRGLHPYIAQRMQLERLRRFDLTRLTSSDDEEVYLYRAVAKENPADDRLVAFAQVRDLAAVRDADGRLLALPTAEIALATCVDSIRRAQAARPSAKRLPTNRIVMYIWPPVDLSDAELEALAGHIESTTVGAGLEEVLLIGRRRDAATGELVKTEVRVSFSPTGRAELHLGAPVEDVADVVEPIDGYRQKVLRAASRNTVYPYELTSALGDFVEYELAEGDIADVLVPTDRPKGRNTAGIVVGVISTPTDLYPEGVKRVLLLGDPTKSLGALAEAECRRISAAIDLAHRMELPVEWYALSAGARISMDSGTENMDWVAAALKKIVEFTQQGGEINIVSAGINVGAQPYWNAEATMLMHTKGVLIMTPESAMVLTGKQSLDFSGGVSAEDNFGIGGYDRIMGPNGQAQYWAADLVGAHTILMEHYAHTYIAPGEQAPRRAATTDPADRDITEFPHVLADSDFTTVGDIFSAEKNPDRKKPFDIRTVMRALSDQDHEVLERWAGMADAETAVVQDVHIGGIPVCLLGIESKSVPRLGFPATDGPDTYTAGTLFPQSSKKAARAINAASDNRPLVVLANLSGFDGSPESLRKLQLEYGAEIGRAIVNFSGPIVFCVISRYHGGAFVVFSKQLNPNMTVLAIEGSFASVLGGAPAAAVVFSGEVNARTAGDARVKDLEAQLTEATGTERAALLAELDEVRGSVRAEKLGEVASEFDGVHSIRRAVEVGSVDEIIAAADLRPKIISVIEAAQ
- a CDS encoding DUF6194 family protein — translated: MSMQQIIDFTSALDGVVVLAPQPGSAFPEIGWGDHFFYYSADGTIPQRGQPFATIITKNYPDDDRNDLDAPGRYRVNVHVGRSRLTDLVGEDAADPTAPDQVIAHPLYARQGWVAVVCLSEQSLDLVTGLIQEAHAAAAARSER